The Apium graveolens cultivar Ventura chromosome 6, ASM990537v1, whole genome shotgun sequence genome contains a region encoding:
- the LOC141668358 gene encoding uncharacterized protein LOC141668358: MSLAFCVTPTCSFIFSGLYNGRRFHPMTGFQENFGFVHKNYFLRSSGLRFKTNQKLRLLKSAQSLAYICCEWRIGFSSVSASYGATSSFNYSVSDFEDCERMTGLNLKEAANDGSSHSNAGFGHGNSDSRGGGNNSGSDSGGLDDSADWEGVRWFCWRIFQAWTDYHNSSNFSSTEAAISRVGSILVNIEGCLKKMAEPNFGRYLLTLLEPVLLPVCVVLALPCLLLSVAVCAGLLAEVLMLGCVVAALIFFWWH; encoded by the exons ATGTCACTTGCATTTTGTGTCACTCCTACCTGTAGTTTTATTTTTTCTGGGCTCTATAATGGTAGGAGATTTCATCCAATGACTGGTTTCCAAGAGAACTTTGGGTTCGTTCATAAGAATTATTTTTTGCGATCATCTGGTTTAAGATTTAAAACTAACCAGAAATTAAGGTTATTGAAATCGGCCCAATCTCTAGCGTATATATGTTGTGAATGGAGAATCGGGTTCAGTTCTGTTTCTGCAAGTTATGGTGCTACTTCAAGTTTTAACTATAGTgtaagtgattttgaagattgtgAGAGAATGACAGGCCTAAATCTGAAAGAAGCTGCAAATGATGGCAGTTCACATAGCAATGCTGG CTTTGGTCATGGGAACAGTGATAGCCGAGGTGGAGGTAATAACAGTGGAAGTGACAGCGGTGGGCTAGATGATAGTGCTGATTGGGAAGGGGTGAGATGGTTTTGTTGGCGGATTTTCCAGGCATGGACAGACTACCATAACTCTTCTAATTTTAGCTCTACAGAAGCGGCAATATCAAGAGTTGGTAGTATCCTGGTAAACATAGAAGGATGTCTGAAGAAAATGGCAGAACCAAATTTCGGCAGATACCTTTTAACATTATTGGAGCCAGTGCTACTACCGGTGTGTGTGGTGCTGGCTTTACCTTGTTTGTTGCTATCAGTTGCAGTTTGCGCTGGATTATTGGCTGAGGTATTAATGTTGGGTTGTGTAGTAGCAGCGCTAATCTTCTTTTGGTGGCATTAG